The genomic DNA GCACTGCTCGGCGTGCGCAACGTCGTCTACGGCATGCGCATGAAACCCGTCGTCGACACGGGCAGCCGCTGGCGTCGCATCCTCGCCGCCTGGATCACCATCGACGAATCCACCGCGGTCGCGCTCGCGCAGTCGGATCAGCGCTCGGCCCGCGTCGGATTCTGGCTGACCGGCGTCGTGATCTTCGTCGGCTGGAACCTCACCACCCTGCTCGGCGCGCTCATCGGCGACGCCATCGGCGACACCCGCGCGTGGGGCCTCGACGCGGCGGCCGCGGCGGCGTTCCTCGGACTGCTCTGGCCGCGGCTGAAGCGAGTGCAGGCGGGTGCGGTCGCCGTCGTCGCGGCGGTCGTCGCGACCGTCGCCACGCCCGTGCTCATGCCGGGCCTGCCGGTGCTCGTCGCGGGCGTGGTCGCCGTGCTGGTCGGCTGGTTCGACCTGTTCTCGCGGAGGCGCGCAGCATGACGGTCTGGCAGATCCTGCTCGTGGCATCCGCCGCGACCCTCGCGCTGAAACTCGCGGGCCATCTGGTGCCCGCCGACTTCCTCGAGCGCGAGCGACCGGCGCGCATCGCCGACCTGCTGACCGTCGCGCTGCTCGCAGCGCTCGTCGCGGTGCAGACGCTCGCCACCGGTCAGCAGGTCGAGGTCGACGCCCGCGTGCCCGCGGTCATCGTCGCTGCGGCGCTGTTCGCGCTGCGGGTTCCGTTCGTGATCGTCGTGATCGCGGCTGCCGCGGTCGCGGCGGGCATCCGCGCGTTCACCTGACCACGGCGGGATGCCTCGATCGGATGCCGCGGGGCGGCGTCAGGCCTCGAGGTCGTCGACGCCCGGCATCCACTGACGACCGGGCTTGCCCCAATCGAGCTTCTTCGTGATCTTCGCGACGGTGCGCTGGTCGCGGTGGCTCAACCGGTCGGTGTAGAGCACGCCGTCGAGGTGGTCGTACTCGTGCTGGAAGATGCGGGCGAGCCATCCCTCGGCCTCGATCTCGTACCGCTCGCCGTCGAGATTCGTCGCACGCAGCACCACCCGCTCGGCTCGCCGAAGCGGGAACCGCTCGCCCGGGAACGAGAGGCACCCCTCGGATTCGGTGTCGGGGTCGGGGTCGCCAGGTACGGCGGGGGAGAGCCACAACTCGGGATCGATGGCGACGTCGCGCCACTCGGTGCCGTCGTCGTCCGTCCAGCCGAAGGTGAACAGCCGCAGCGGCACGCCGACCTGCGGGCCGGCGAGACCGACGCCAGGGGCGGCGTCCATGGTCTCGAACATGTCGGCGACGAGGGTGCGGATCTCGTCGTCGATCTGCTCGACGGGCTGGGCGGGGGCATGCAGGACGGGGTCGCCGGTGATCCGGATCGGGAGGACGGCCATTCGGCAAGGATATCGTCGGGCGAGCGGGTAGGGTCGAGGCGTGGATCCCGACCTGACCGACCTGGGCGAGCAGATCGCGCTCGACCCGCAGCAGTTCATCGGGATCCCGCTCGCGCTGATCGGCGCGGTCTTCCTGTCGCTCGGGGCGCAGTTCCAGCACCGCGGCGTGGTGAAGGTCGAGTCGCACACCACCGACACCCTCGGCAAGGGGCTCAACGTCAAGCAGCTCATGCTGCTGCTCGCCCGCCCGTCGTGGGTCATCGGCACCCTCATGCTCGGGCTCGCGATCGTCTTCCAGCTCACCAGCCTCTACTTCGCGCCGCTCATCGTGGTGCAGCCGCTCGGCGCGATCGCGCTCGTGATCACGTCGATCGTCAACTCGAAGGTGAACCACGTGCAGCTGAACCGCACGTCGATCACCGCGATCGTGATGTGCGTCGCCGGCGTGTTCCTGTTCGTCGGCGTCGCGGCCTTCACCGCGGTCGACAAACCGGTGACCGAGCGGCAGCTCGCCGTCATCCTCATCGTGCTCGCCGTCGTGCTCGTGCTCGCGGGGCTCGCGTTCGCATTCTTCCGGCGGAGCATCCGGGCCATCTTCTACGTGCTCCTCGCCGGCGTGCTCTACGGGTTCGTGGCCACCCTCGCGAAGGTGATCATCGGGCGCATCCAGCAGGGCGAGTTCGAGTGGCTGACGCTGCTCTGCGTAATCGCGCTGCTCGCGGCGACCGCGCTCGGCGCGTACTTCGTGCAGAACGCCTACGCGTCGGGGCCGCCCGACCTCGTGATCGCCGGCCTGACCGTGGTCGACCCGCTGGTCGCGGTCGTGATCGGCATCGTCGTGCTGGGCGAGGCATCCCAGGCGCCGCCGTGGGCGATGGTCGTCTTCGCCGTCACCGGGGTGGTCGCCGTGTGGGGCGTGTTCCTGCTCGCCCGGAGCCATCCGCAGACGCGGCTCTGAGGCATCCGCAGACCGTCGCAGCGAGCGCGCCGCATCGCCGGTGCCGCCGCCCCGTAAGCTAGGGTCGGATGTGGCCGCGCCCCCTGAGTCGCGCGCGAGCCCCCCAGATCCGGGCCCGATTCCCGGCAGAAGTGTGAGGATCCCGACACGTGTCTGACACCCCCGGTGCGTCATCCGAGGACAATGACCAGCCCGTTTCCGAGCGACCCCTGCGCATCCTGATCGGCGCCGACACCTTCGCGCCCGACGTGAACGGCGCCGCGCGCTTCGCCGAGCGCCTCGCCGCCGGCATGGTCGCACGCGGGCACGAAGTGCACGTCATGGCCCCCGCAGCCAGCCGCAAGCACGGCACCTGGACCGAGATCCACGAGGGCCAGGAGATCACCGCACACCGCCTGCTCAGCTGGCGCTGGTACCCCCACGACTGGCTGCGTTTCGCGCTTCCGTGGCGCATCAAGCAGAACAGCGCGCGCGTCATCGATGCCGTCAAGCCCGACGTCGTGCACTTCCAGTCGCACATCGTGGTGGGCCGCGGTCTGTCGATCGAGGCGCAGAAGCGGGGCATCCGCATCATCGGAACCAACCACTTCATGCCCGAGAACATGCTCGAGTTCACGCTCATCCCGAAGGCCTGGCAGGAGTGGGCGGTCGGACTCGCGTGGAAGGCGGCGCGGCGGACCTTCGGCCGCGCCGAGTCGGTCACCACCCCGACCAAACGCGCCGCGCAGTTCCTCGAGAAGTCGACCGGGCTCACCGGCGTGCACGCCATCTCGTGCGGCATCGACGCGCAACGGTACTCGCCGAACTGGCAGCCGCGCACCGAGAACCGCATCCTCTTCGTCGGCCGCGTGACCGGCGAGAAGCAGATCGACGTGCTGCTGCACGCCGTCACCCGGCTGCCCGAAGAACTCGACGCGAAGGTCGAGATCGTCGGCGGCGGCGACCAGCTGCGGAACCTGCAGCACCTCGCACACGAGCTCGGCCTCGCCGACCGCGTGACCTTCACCGGCTACGTGACCGACGAAGAGCTGCGCGACGCCTACCACCGGGCATCCGTGCTCGCGATGCCCTCGATCGCCGAACTGCAGAGCATCGTGACGATGGAGGCGATGGCATCGGCGCTGCCGATCGTCGCGGCCGACGCCATGGCGCTGCCGCACCTCGTGCACGACGGCGAAAACGGCTACCTGTTCGAGCCGAGCGACCCCGATGACCTCGCCGCCAAGCTGCGCACCGTGCTCGAGGCGTCGCCCGAGCAGTACCGGGCGCTCAAAGAGGGGTCGATCCGCCTCATCGCCGCGCACGACATCAACCGCACCCTCTCGACCTTCGAGAGCCTGTACCGTGGCAAGCCCGTGACCGACCCCGTCACCGACGCGGCGCCGGCATCGCTGCCCGAGTGAACCGCTGAGGCGCAGCCGATGAGCCGCGACCAGCACGGACCCGAAGCACCGCTGGTGTCCGCACTCGCGATCAACGTCGCCGTGCCCGAGCCGCTGCAATGGACCGACACCAGACGCGGCGAAGAGTACGTGCTGCAGTCGATCACCGTGCGTCTGCTTCCCGATGGCACACTCGCTGCGAAGGCGTATGGCCGGCCCGTCGCCGGCGGACGTGGGGGATACGTGTCGTTCGCGGTGCCTTCACGTCCAGAGCTCGCCTCGTTGATCAGCGAGGCGGCGTCGTTCGCCGCGACGCGGTGGGGCGCGCATCGCGGACTCGGGTGACGCAGCCGGTATCGTAGTGAGCCGGCGGCGGGCTCGTCGCCGATCGCCCGGATCGCTCGCCTCGAGCAGTCCTCGGCGAGGGGCGGTAGCTCAGCCGGTCAGAGCAGTGGACTCATAATCCGCTGCTGTCTACCGATCTGTCAAGCCAATAAAGGCATCGCGGGGGTAGGGGTACCAATGGGGGTACCAACCGCTGAAGGCCGTGTGCAGTGAAGGCGGGCGGCGGAAGGCATGGATCCGTGCTCGGGTACCCAATCCGAGTCGCCGGGGTACCAACCCGTGCGTCGCTCTCGCGTTAGCGCGTGGCGCTGGGGTACCGAGTGCAGCCGGTACCCTTTCCATCTGTGGGCCGGTAGCTCAGCTGGTTAGAGCAGGCGACTCATAATCGCTCGGTCGCGGGTTCAAGTCCCGCCCGGCCCACGACGAAAGCGCCCCCTCCACACACGTGAGAGGGGGCGCTTTGCTGTGGCCGACGGTCAGGCGCGCGGCGCGGTAGGCAAGGTCCGCGCCCATCGCTCGAGGTCCGCGTGGGTGATGACCTGCTTGGTCGCGATGTATCTGGGGTAGAGGTATCCGGCTCGGATCTCGCGGCGGAGCAGCGATTCGCTGACGCCGACCGCCTTGGCGGCGTCCTTCACGCTGTATGCGATCGGCGCCGGGGCGTGGGTGATGGTGAGGCTGGTGGGCAGGTCGGCGGCGGTGTCGGTGGTCACAGGTGTCTCCGGAGGTACGGAGGGCACGCGCCCTCGAGTTCTCCTGTGCGTCGACTCGAAAATCGGCCGGAGGCGGCACTTCTCCACAGCTACACGCCGACCCCGCCGGCGTACCTTACGATCACTCCGGGACGGGTGTGGTGACCAGATTCAGAGTCAGACCGGAAGCGCTCGCGTCGATCGCGGCGACGGTGGATAGTGCGTCGGATGGGATGCTGGGGGCGCCTGAGTCCGTCGGGCACGCGGCCGCCGGTCATCCGTCCGTTGCCTCAGCGGTCGAGGACTTCGTCCTTCGCGGCCTCGCCACGAGGTACGTACTCCGGGCCTCCGGGTCGGATCTTGCGTCCGAGGTGCACGCGGCCGCCTCGGCGTACCACGAGGAGGAGTACCGGACCGCCGCCGCCGCGGGTGCTGAGATCCACGGCGCGAGCGCTGCAGCTGCAGTGGCTGCCGCGGGTGTTGTGGGCGCGGCGTCGATAGTCCGCGCTGGCCGCCGAGGGAAGCGGCGTCGGAAGTGACCGCGGAGCTCGGGGGGACGTCAGACCCGAGGGACCTGATCCCTGGGAGCCCTGCCGATCTTCGGCAGACGGCGGACTCCTGGCATCGTGAGGCGATCGGATGTCAGGACACCAGCCTGATCCTGCGCGGGGTAACCACGAGCGGCGTCTGGGAAGGTGAGGCAGCCGACGCGTTCCACGAGCAGCTGCTCGATCAGATCCGCCGATGGGATACCGCCGGAGAGACCTACCTCGCTGGTGCCATCGCCCTCCGCGCCTACGCCGACGAGCTCGAGCGCGCCCAGCGAGAAGCCGGCCGCGCGATCGACCTGTACGAGCGAGGGGAGCGAGAGTCCGCGTTCGCGGACTCGCTTTTCCAGGCACAGTTGCAGAAGGCGGTCGCCGACGCACGTGCCACGCAGACGCTGCTGATCGAGCCGTACCGTACGGTCGACCCTGGCCAGCAGTACCGGGACTCGGCGCAGACGGTCCTCGACAGAGCCCGGCACGATGTCGAGGCCGCGGCGCAAGCGTTGACGGCCAGGCTCGGACGCGAGGGCGACGCGTTTGACACCGTCATCCGCGTCGCAGGTGTCATGACCACACTGCTCGCGGCGATGATGATCGAGCAGCTCAGGAACACCGTCAACGACGTCGCGGCGGTGGGCAAGGTGCTTCTCGAGCACCCTGACCTGGTGCTCGGGCTCATCGGCGGAGTCGCAGGCTTCGTCGGCGGTGGGGCGATGATGGTCGGGGGTGGAGGCCTGACCTTGACCGGTGGTGGGGCCGTGGTCGGTGCTCCCGCGATCGGGGAGGGTCTCGCGATCGCAGGTACCGGAGCGGTGGTGGCCGGTGCAGCCGCGAGCGAGCTCGGCGGCTACATCGCATCCGCATCGCAGGTGGAGATCTGGCAGGCGACCGGACCGGACCGTGGAGACGGCCGCTCGGCGGACGGGAGATATGCCGGCGGGTCGAAGGCCTGGGAAGACTCCAAGGCGCTCGAGCAGGAAAAGCTCGACGAGCTGTCCGAGGATCTCGGCGTGGAGATCGAGCGGAGGCAGGTTGTCGCGCATGTAGACGGCGAGCCGCAGAGCGGTCGGAAATACGATGGGCTCTTCGCCAACGGCGACGGTACCTATACCGGCGTCGAGATCAAAACAGGCAACGCGAAGTACGGCGGAACCCAGAAGGGCTTCGATCAACTCGTGTCACCGGAGAACCCGGCGACGGCGATCTTGGACGGCACGGTCATCAAGATCGTGGGCGTCATTGTCCGGTGAGGGGTAGGAGGCGTTATGGCGGTCGGTGACCGGGGTACCCACGTGGTGACGAGTAACGGCACGAGTAGAGGGGAACTGCTTGACTGGTTCCGCTCTTACAGGGAGCAGCTTCACCGGCACCTCTCGCTTCTCGACGGCAAGAAGCGGTTTGCGCTTGAGCTCGGCGCTCTCCCACGAGGGAAGAACTGGCTGGACCTCGGCGCCGACTACGCCCCGCCTGAGTACATCCAGTGCGCCGGCAGCGCAGACCGGATGGCGATTGAGGTGCGCGAGATCGGGCCTGACGGTGTCGCCCACCAGTACGCCATCGGACGTGGCGGTGACCGGAGCGGCGATCCCTCCGAGACCATCCAGTATGCCGAGCACCAGGTGATGGTGTACCCCGATGAAGTCTTCGGCCTGCATGAGGCGACCGGACTTTTCTATGCCTACTTCCAGGACGGCACTATCCCGGCGTCGTACGCGCGTCGCGAGTTGAGCCTCTAGTCGCATGGACGACGTGCTGGAGTACGCGACGGCGACCTGCGATGTGTGCCTGCACCCGATGCAGGCGCGGGGACTGGGCGATCACGCCTGGTGGGCGTGCGAGACGTGCGGGATCGTGAGCGTCGCGGTAGGTCAGCCCTCATCCGCGGCCGCCGGCTCATCGTCCAGACCGTCCGCCGAGGTGGCGTCGTTCTCGATTCCGAAGTCGGCGAGCGTGCTGTGGGGGGTTGCGGGTGCTGCGTCGCAGGCGCGGATCGTGCAGGCGCATCATGCGGCGGTTGCGGAGGCGGTTGCGTTTCTCGAGCGGGAGGTTGCGGCGACGCGCACGGGCGCAACGGCGGGCGACGGCGCGGTTGCGCAGGTCGGCGTAGCGGGGGTGATCGCGACCGCGTTCGATCATTTCGACAGTCGGGCGGGTGATCCGCATTTGCACACGCATGTCGTGATCAGCAACAAGGTGCAGACGGTGCTCGACGGCAGGTGGCGTTCGCTCGACGGACGGCCGGTGCATGCGGCGGTCGTTGCACTGTCGGAGCTGCATGAGGCGCTGTTCGCGGACGCGCTCACCCGCGCGCTCGGGCTGGGGTGGGAGGAGCGTGCGCGCGGGGCGGCGACCGCAATCCGGCGTGGGCGATCGCGGCGGTACCCGAGGAGCTGGTTACCGAGTTCTCGACGCGGGCGCGGCACATCGATGCCGAGACCGATCGGCTGATCGAGGCGTTCGTGCAGGCGCACGGTCACCGGCCCGGCAAGGCCACGATCATGAAGCTGCGCGCGCAGGCAACGCTTGCGACGCGGCCGCCGAAGGAGTTGCGGTCGCTCGCCGAGCTCACCGCCGCGTGGCGTGAGCGCGCAGCGCGGATCCTCGGGGTGGATGCGACCACCTGGGCAGGGCAGACGATCGAGCGCGCCACCCCATCACGGATGCTGCGGGCCGAAGACGTCCCGCTCTCTGAGGTCGAGCGGCTTGCGGCGAGCGTGGTCGCGACGGTGAGCGAGAAGCGCTCGACCTGGCGGCACTGGAATCTCGCCGCTGAGGCGGCGCGTCAGACGATGGGGTGGCGGTTCGCCGAGGCATCCGATCGTGAAGCCGTGATCGGGCTCGTGGTCGACGCAGCCGAGCGGCGCTCGTTGCAACTCACGCCACCCGAGCTCGCAGCCAGCTCTGCGCCGTTCCGGCGAGCGGATGCCTCGTCGGTGTTCCGCCCGAAGCACTCAACGGTATTCACCTCGACCGCGGTGATCGACGCCGAGGCGAGACTCCTCGACCGCGCCGCCGACGAGAGCGGCCCCCGGATCGACCCGGCGTCCGTGCGCTCAGCCGCGCGCGGGAAGCTGCCCGGCGGGGGTTCGCTCGCGGGCGAGCAGCTCGCGGCCCTGCAACATGTCGGCGAATCGGGCCGGGTCATCGACGTCCTCGTCGGCCCGGCCGGGGCGGGCAAGACGACCGCGATGAACGTGCTGCGGCACGCGTGGGAGGCCGAGCACGGAATGGGTTCCGTCGTCGGGCTTGCGCCGTCTGCGGTCGCGGCGCAGGTGCTCGCCGACGATCTCGGCATCGCGACCGAGAACCTGGCGAAGTGGTGGCAGAACCACCTCGTGCACAACGCAGACTTCCGTCCAGGTCAGCTCGTGATCATCGACGAGGCATCCCTCGCCGGCACGTCGTCACTGGATCGCGTGACCGCGCTCGCGGCGGCTGCCGGCGCGAAGGTAGTGCTCGTCGGCGATCACGCGCAGTTGCAGTCGGTCGACGCGGGTGGTGCGTTCGCGATGCTGGTGCACGAGCGGGCGGATGCCCCGGAGCTGGTCGACGTGCACCGATTCGTGCACGAGTGGGAGAAGACGGCGTCGCTCAGCCTGCGGAACGGCGACGCGGACGCGATCGACACGTATGTGGCGCACGGTCGGGTGCGGGACGGCAGCACCGAGGACATGGCGGATGCCGCGTACGCCGGCTGGCGCGCGGACGTTCGCTCAGGCCGCGCGACGGTACTGATCAGCGACTCCAACGAAGCTGTCGCCGCGCTCAACCTGCGTGCGCGGAACGAGCTCATCCTTGATGGCCGGGTCGACGCGACCCGCGAGGCGCCGCTGCACGACGGCAGCGCCGCCGCGATCGGCGATACCGTCATCACGCGGCGGAACGATCGCGGGCTGCGCGCCGGGCGCCGGTGGGTGCGCAATGGCGACGGCTGGATCGTCACTCAGGTTCGACGCGATGGGGGACTCGAGGCACGACTGGCCGCGCGCCGGTGGGGGAGCAGCGTGATCCTGCCCGCAGGGTACGTCGCCGAGCATGTCGAGCTCGGGTACGCGGTGACCTCGCATCGCGCGCAGGGCATCACCACCGGCACGGCGCACATCGTGGTCGCGCCGGGGATGACCCGGGAGAACCTCTATGTCGCGATGACCAGGGGTCGCGAGGCGAACACCGCGTACGTCGCTGTCGACCGTCCCGACCTCGCCCACGTCGGACCGAGACCGGGCGACGCTGCCGAGGCGTCGGCGCGAAGCATCCTTGCGGGAGTGCTGCACCATGTCGGCGCCGAGCTCTCCGCGCACGAGACCCTCGCGGCCGAGCAGGACGCGTGGGGCTCGATTGCTCAGCTCGCCGCGGAGTACGAGACCATCGCCGCGGCCGCCCAGCACGAGCGGTGGGCCGCGCTCGTGCGTGAATGCGGACTGTCGCCGGATGCCGCGGAGCAGGCGATCAGCTCCGACGCGTTCGGCCCGCTCGGTGCGGAACTCCGGCGGGCGGAGGCACAACGCCTCGACGTCGGTCGCGTGCTCGCGAGCGTGGTTCAGACGCGCGGGTTCGAAGACGCCCAGGATGTCGCGGCCGTCCTTCGGGCCCGGGTCGCCGCCGCGACAGCTCGGGCGATCGCCGCGCGCGGCGGGCGATCCCGGCAGGCGCCTCGCCTGAT from Agromyces larvae includes the following:
- a CDS encoding AzlD domain-containing protein translates to MTVWQILLVASAATLALKLAGHLVPADFLERERPARIADLLTVALLAALVAVQTLATGQQVEVDARVPAVIVAAALFALRVPFVIVVIAAAAVAAGIRAFT
- the def gene encoding peptide deformylase, producing the protein MAVLPIRITGDPVLHAPAQPVEQIDDEIRTLVADMFETMDAAPGVGLAGPQVGVPLRLFTFGWTDDDGTEWRDVAIDPELWLSPAVPGDPDPDTESEGCLSFPGERFPLRRAERVVLRATNLDGERYEIEAEGWLARIFQHEYDHLDGVLYTDRLSHRDQRTVAKITKKLDWGKPGRQWMPGVDDLEA
- a CDS encoding glycosyltransferase; the protein is MSDTPGASSEDNDQPVSERPLRILIGADTFAPDVNGAARFAERLAAGMVARGHEVHVMAPAASRKHGTWTEIHEGQEITAHRLLSWRWYPHDWLRFALPWRIKQNSARVIDAVKPDVVHFQSHIVVGRGLSIEAQKRGIRIIGTNHFMPENMLEFTLIPKAWQEWAVGLAWKAARRTFGRAESVTTPTKRAAQFLEKSTGLTGVHAISCGIDAQRYSPNWQPRTENRILFVGRVTGEKQIDVLLHAVTRLPEELDAKVEIVGGGDQLRNLQHLAHELGLADRVTFTGYVTDEELRDAYHRASVLAMPSIAELQSIVTMEAMASALPIVAADAMALPHLVHDGENGYLFEPSDPDDLAAKLRTVLEASPEQYRALKEGSIRLIAAHDINRTLSTFESLYRGKPVTDPVTDAAPASLPE
- the mobF gene encoding MobF family relaxase, translated to MDDVLEYATATCDVCLHPMQARGLGDHAWWACETCGIVSVAVGQPSSAAAGSSSRPSAEVASFSIPKSASVLWGVAGAASQARIVQAHHAAVAEAVAFLEREVAATRTGATAGDGAVAQVGVAGVIATAFDHFDSRAGDPHLHTHVVISNKVQTVLDGRWRSLDGRPVHAAVVALSELHEALFADALTRALGLGWEERARGAATAIRRGRSRRYPRSWLPSSRRGRGTSMPRPIG
- a CDS encoding helix-turn-helix domain-containing protein, with the protein product MTTDTAADLPTSLTITHAPAPIAYSVKDAAKAVGVSESLLRREIRAGYLYPRYIATKQVITHADLERWARTLPTAPRA
- a CDS encoding AAA family ATPase, whose protein sequence is MVTEFSTRARHIDAETDRLIEAFVQAHGHRPGKATIMKLRAQATLATRPPKELRSLAELTAAWRERAARILGVDATTWAGQTIERATPSRMLRAEDVPLSEVERLAASVVATVSEKRSTWRHWNLAAEAARQTMGWRFAEASDREAVIGLVVDAAERRSLQLTPPELAASSAPFRRADASSVFRPKHSTVFTSTAVIDAEARLLDRAADESGPRIDPASVRSAARGKLPGGGSLAGEQLAALQHVGESGRVIDVLVGPAGAGKTTAMNVLRHAWEAEHGMGSVVGLAPSAVAAQVLADDLGIATENLAKWWQNHLVHNADFRPGQLVIIDEASLAGTSSLDRVTALAAAAGAKVVLVGDHAQLQSVDAGGAFAMLVHERADAPELVDVHRFVHEWEKTASLSLRNGDADAIDTYVAHGRVRDGSTEDMADAAYAGWRADVRSGRATVLISDSNEAVAALNLRARNELILDGRVDATREAPLHDGSAAAIGDTVITRRNDRGLRAGRRWVRNGDGWIVTQVRRDGGLEARLAARRWGSSVILPAGYVAEHVELGYAVTSHRAQGITTGTAHIVVAPGMTRENLYVAMTRGREANTAYVAVDRPDLAHVGPRPGDAAEASARSILAGVLHHVGAELSAHETLAAEQDAWGSIAQLAAEYETIAAAAQHERWAALVRECGLSPDAAEQAISSDAFGPLGAELRRAEAQRLDVGRVLASVVQTRGFEDAQDVAAVLRARVAAATARAIAARGGRSRQAPRLIGGLIPPARGPMDEEMSRALGERARLIDGRARAVLDRALVRREPWVLALGEPPRGTALGEWRRHACTVAAYRDRYRVVGVHPLGTAPLTTSQEADAARARAALEAAVRVSRQSSASDADEPIVPAMLPNQAIRF
- a CDS encoding putative T7SS-secreted protein, with protein sequence MTAELGGTSDPRDLIPGSPADLRQTADSWHREAIGCQDTSLILRGVTTSGVWEGEAADAFHEQLLDQIRRWDTAGETYLAGAIALRAYADELERAQREAGRAIDLYERGERESAFADSLFQAQLQKAVADARATQTLLIEPYRTVDPGQQYRDSAQTVLDRARHDVEAAAQALTARLGREGDAFDTVIRVAGVMTTLLAAMMIEQLRNTVNDVAAVGKVLLEHPDLVLGLIGGVAGFVGGGAMMVGGGGLTLTGGGAVVGAPAIGEGLAIAGTGAVVAGAAASELGGYIASASQVEIWQATGPDRGDGRSADGRYAGGSKAWEDSKALEQEKLDELSEDLGVEIERRQVVAHVDGEPQSGRKYDGLFANGDGTYTGVEIKTGNAKYGGTQKGFDQLVSPENPATAILDGTVIKIVGVIVR
- a CDS encoding DMT family transporter, translating into MDPDLTDLGEQIALDPQQFIGIPLALIGAVFLSLGAQFQHRGVVKVESHTTDTLGKGLNVKQLMLLLARPSWVIGTLMLGLAIVFQLTSLYFAPLIVVQPLGAIALVITSIVNSKVNHVQLNRTSITAIVMCVAGVFLFVGVAAFTAVDKPVTERQLAVILIVLAVVLVLAGLAFAFFRRSIRAIFYVLLAGVLYGFVATLAKVIIGRIQQGEFEWLTLLCVIALLAATALGAYFVQNAYASGPPDLVIAGLTVVDPLVAVVIGIVVLGEASQAPPWAMVVFAVTGVVAVWGVFLLARSHPQTRL
- a CDS encoding AzlC family ABC transporter permease, whose product is MGARVNDAVDGDAELSPPPLRRSPAVRDGLAVGLATAVYGISFGALAVAAGLDVWQTCFLSLVMFTGGSQFALVGVLASGGVAAGGSAIATAALLGVRNVVYGMRMKPVVDTGSRWRRILAAWITIDESTAVALAQSDQRSARVGFWLTGVVIFVGWNLTTLLGALIGDAIGDTRAWGLDAAAAAAFLGLLWPRLKRVQAGAVAVVAAVVATVATPVLMPGLPVLVAGVVAVLVGWFDLFSRRRAA